In the Salvia miltiorrhiza cultivar Shanhuang (shh) chromosome 8, IMPLAD_Smil_shh, whole genome shotgun sequence genome, ACCCCCACAATAAGTTAGTGGACTAGTGGCATGGTCTAAATTTAAGTCCATGTTAATAACCATTAAATACCAACGACCCAACAATTACTCggatttattatttttccttttctcaATTTAATAGTATTTGATAAGTAAATTTACAAAGGGAAACACATTATAATCATAAAACTAGTGTGGGATCAACAATTTGAGATTTACTATGtcaaatgtatttttaattaacaATCATGACCCCTTAACAAACAATTAAGAAAtacatcataaaaaaaattggccgCATCAACGTCTTGTCTTTATCAATGACCTGCCTTGCTCTATTTCCACTATTTAGGATAAATCTCTGAGACATATTAAGTCAAATATCTTTTCTCTCTAAttgaataattcaaattaaatgCACTAGTCTAAAAtagtatgttttataagtattgCGATAATATTGTCTAATAACGACATAATTTTTGTGACATTAATAAATATGTCacaaattttgttatatttttaagtGTAATAAAGTTTAGCTACACCTCACATGtatttatatactttaattactccctccttccactaattcatgacctaaggGAGgaaacacgaattttaagaaaaaatgtattgtttattagttaagTTGAAAAAGGACCCataaagtgtattgtttattagttgagtggagaaaaagtgtattgtttattgagacccaccaattaaaaaatatataaataattacaaaaaaatgaGTAGGAGTGTAGGatatgaattggtggacggagggagtacatataaAAGTATAAGTAATTTTTTGTTGCATTAAAAACTTTAACAAATTTTGTGACATataaagctatcacaaaatatttttgttatatatatatatatatatatatatatatatatagggtgcggttatagtgagaaccacacttatcgtgagaacataagaaccattaaaatcaatgcatctactatataaattaatgcattcgctattaaatttaatgcatccgaaaataataaattttttgctcccttcaggattcgaacccaagatctgcattcatccaccaagatgatgcatccaccgtagatcttaatgatcgaatggtttaaaatggttctctgttctaattttatttagtggttcttatttgaacctctccctatatatatatatatatatatatatatatatatatatatatatatatatggaagggctaaaataagagcatttcttaagatataaaataggaatcattttcagcccttagatcatcaagatctacgattgattcgtaatcctgttggatggatttatggtcctgagttcgaatctcaaatgtagcaaaaatttattttttacaattcatacctttatacagcgaattcatacgtgttctatataaaattcatacattaaaaattgttcttatttcttattttaagatgtgctctcacggtagcccatgTGTAGATTCGTCCATCCATGAGTTATGCTGGTTCCTCTTTATTATTGACGCATGTATTACACGCGcctaataaaaaatattcactccgtccgccaaaagtattccactttggccgggcacggagtttaataaaatgtgtgatgatgttgatgtagtggagaaagggccccaccactttatgagatgtgtggttgagattgaatttggggtgagttttttgtaaataaagagtgtttgtaaggataaaatataaaggtagatggtgggaccatggcttaaaaagaaaagtggaatattttttgcggacgccaaatatagtaattgtggaatacttttggcggacggagggagtattgtttaAGAACTTAAAAGCTACTTCAAAATGTTTggtaaaataaatttctaaataacttttaagctctaaaaataagctccaagagctatAAGTCCCTCAAAatataagttcatctaccccaatttatttgtatatgcaagaattattttacaaatattatatatttaactataatttattattttcatcatatactattttaaattcatatctCTTCGATTTTTTCTCTAACAAATATTTTTtcactaataaaaaaaaatctctctttaacgtataagttcaattatttaaatattttgacaatttatcaacttttaaaatattactccctccgtcctactccaaatgtctcattttctattttgagttgtcccactccaaatgtctcatttccttttttggcaatacacattctctctatacttaatatttaaacaattttcatcaacccactttatctagtTTATAcctactttatctactttatacacattttcttaatctccatgcttaaaaaaatagaaacattTGGAACGACACAAAAGAAGTAtatcttataattttttaaaacatcttatatattagtataaaaaattataatctctttaaaataagcttagcaaAACACCCTCCAATTTTGAGACGTAAGACTATCTTATCCAgatcaataaatctatgcagtcacattgtggccacccacacactagtataataaggaaaatcttgatttatttaatttatttttaaaaatcaaaataggatttagttattttactatattttctacattgtacttttttttttgcattttttatttttaatttatttttaataaaaataaaaaagctaccaataaattaaaaaaaattacaatgtagagaatatgacaaaataactaaattttatttttattttaaaaaataaattaaataaattaaattattttttatttaggtaaattaTGGATGGCTACCATGTGGCTAATTACTCCAGGTATCCATCCAATTCGCCACGCACGCACTTCAAAATAATATCTCAACATGCGATGTCATGTAAGAGTAGATCGATTAGTGGGAGACAACAAAATCAGATGCAATCACATGATAGGCAGGCAGCTGCAGCTCtaccaaaattttattttattattttaaaataaaataataacatgTCCCCGCGTCCGACCTCCAAACATACATTTTTAGTAATAATGTATCGCCTAATTTTCTTACCTTTTCCTTTCCATTTGAattcatcaaatcaaatcacttaatataaaCACACATACATCACTGCGCATTACACCAGAAGCTTCCACAGCAAGCATCCAATGGCGCGCAGCCTCCTCTTCCTCCATCTCCTCATCTTCCTCTCCATCTTCACCATCTGCAGATCTGTaagtctctccctctctctactGACTGCAAGTCACGTGTGTAAACAAGTAGTATTAGTTTTCCAGATTAGATCGATCGCCAACGATGATCCATCACGATTCAATTGTGGGTTAATTGATGTAATCCAATTAGATAATGTTGCTACGATTTGGAAAAAATGCAGGATGATCCGGATTGCGTGTACACGGTTTACGTGAGAACGGGGTCAATCATCAAAGGCGGAACCGATTCCATCATCAGCTTAACTCTGTACAATGCCCAAGGCTACGGGATCCGGATCAACAATCTGGAGGCGTGGGGTGGGCTGATGGGCCCGGGATACAACTACTTCGAGAGGGGGAACCTCGACATCTTCAGCGGCAGAGGCCCGTGCCTGACCGGGCCTGTCTGCTCCATGAACCTCACCTCCGACGGGTCGGGTTCGGGCCACGGCTGGTACGTCAACTACGTCGAGGTCACCACCACTGGGGTCCACCTGGACTGCGCGCAGCAGCTGTTCACCGTCGAGCAGTGGCTCGCCACCGACACGTCCCCTTACGAGCTCACCGCCATCAGGAACAAATGCTCTTCGTCTGATGACAAGAAGCGCGCCGGCGATTTGAGGCTCGTGTCTGTCATGTGAGAGTTCTCGTCGGGCCGGGCGTTGGATCCGACTTGTGAGTGTGAGTGTGAGTGGGTAGGGTTGATGGAGGGAATAAATGTGGGAAAGGACAGGAATGACCTTCTTGGGATTGATTGCTATCAGTTATCATTTGCTTAATTTGGCTCCTTTCGTTTTCTCAATCAATAAATATACGTGttacttattaaaaaaaaactatttttattttaatttaattaatgtcttgtattttaattaagtttataatTTTACATTAGGGTTGATTATGTCCAATTATTTTGCTTAAACATTTAATTTTGACTTTTAGTTATTAATTGAGTAATGGGTTTGATTTTTACATAATAAAGTTGCATAActttttaattctatttaatgGAGTAGGATAGAATTATTTGGATATAAAATTGCAATGGTAAAATGTGAAAGTTAAAAATATAGTAGGACTCATATGAAAATTATGTACTAGTGGGTCTGATATGAAAGTTAAGTTTGTGCGTTGATTGTTCGAGAGAAAAATATTGGTGAGTTTTAAAAGCTGATATGGTATTgtgggagtattttttatttggaCTTGAAGTATGGGAAGCGGTGTGGAGTATGAACCTATATCTTAATGTTCACTGATAAAAGTACACATCGCTTGTTAATTTTGTGTTTGAATTGATTTATTGCGGTGtagaataaattaaaagattTTAACTAAAATGTAGCATAAATCTATAATATCAAGATTGCTCTTATAATCCATTTTACTTCAATTTGAAAACACTTGAGAGcttactattattatttattattattattattacaattaaatgaaaaaatttaatctAAGATTCAATAAGGATAATATAATCAACAAATTAAGAAATCGATGTCAAAAAATGAAActatcatcaaattaatataagtgattccaatatatttaaattgatgtattttcctCTCCCAATACATCAATATTTACTCATTCGAGACTTAACATTCATTTAAGGTAAATTAGATTAACTGTCAATTTGAAGGTTAGAATAACAAAGTCAGCAACACTACTATTCCACAATATTGACACTTTGTATTTGATGAATTGGTGTCGAATACAATTTCTTCTACATTTATTTATAGATATTTTTGAAACTTAACGATGATACATTTATCGTAAATCTTAATTATTgaaggctgaaaatggttctctgttcgtATTTTATTTAGTGGAGGGAGAAAATTTTTAGTACTTGAGTTCGACACTTGGaggaagcgaaaattttactaattttttgaatatcgttattcaacatcGTATACTGCCTTTTTCATTGTTCTCGCTTCTCACGAAATAACAATATCActagaacctaaccctatatatatatatatatggagaggttcaagtaagaaccactaaacaaaataagaacagagaactATTTTCAGGCCTTCGAACATTAAGATCAATGGTGACTGATGGTGGATAAATGCAGcacctgggttcgaatcatgaaagaagcaatttttttttcgagtGCAGTAAATTTGACAATGGATGCATTAATTTCTACCAGCAAAATCATCAATTAtaatggttctcacgttctcccAAAAAATGTAATTCTCATTGAAACCATACCctattcaaaatttaataaagaaGTCAAAGTTTAATtatcacaaaaacttgggtacaagcgggtgtaccgtacaatcgagtTGACCCGCATCCTAAGTTCCTAACTCAAAtcgtataaatgacattattcggttatacaaatgacactgcttataatgacactattcgattacaTAAATGACATATAAcatttttaaaatgttatagtgtcattttcaatgtTATAGTGCCACTTAAAATattatactagtattttttacaattttacaaTGTCAAATACAGAAAATgccatttatatttttgaatagaGTCAATTATACATTGTATCAATTacaatgtcatagtgtcatttttacgcaatgtcatttgtataacataatATAATGGTCAATTACAAACAGTGTCAAttttataattgaatagtgttatttacataATTTGGGTCAGGATGCAGATTCGAATTAAAATGTAGGTCAGGGTCTAGATGTGACTCAATCCGATTATACGGTATACCCGATTGTACTCAAAAACACCTCtttaattaaatccaaaattatttagtattaataatttaactATAGCAAGACGCAATTATTGAATAGGACTAGCTGGTAATGGACCATTTATTGAATAGTACGGATGTGTGGTTCTCAGAAATATTGTTTTGAAAGTAACATATCGAATATATATACAAAGAAACGTGCCGCGCACTATACTATCATAAAGTTATAAACaaacaattttttataaataggTATTACAGATCGATTGTGGGTTCAATTTCCATAGAGAGTgatgtttttaatttaaaataaaaaacaaattatatattACAAAGCATAATACAtcttagtttatttaattttatatacaaatgatataattttatgattttgtaatttttttattatatcaaagttattttaataaagttgAAGCATAATTCCGAGTTTAAACCAAACAATCTGTATTTATGTTAGTTTAGATTTTCAATCCTATTTATCAAACAAATTGAATAACGTAGTATTACTAATTTCACCATATtcacaatatttattttatgtttatttaattatctatCTATATCTTACATGGATATCAACCACACCCTTAATACATCACGTGGACTTCATCAATCAGAGCTATTCAATGTTACAAGTCAGCAGCTTCGTACGTCACATTTCTTatccaatttcaatttcattatttcacaaattattattttttttttaaatcaacaGATCGAAAGCCATGGCAGTGGGgggttttttttattaaattttatttttagtcccattttattcaatataacttcttatttaaaataataatataaataattttaaatatattattatatctttaaaacccctaatttcattttttcaaaattaaactaaGTGTAAAAAATAGAATGACGATAAATGGAAAAGATGCAGAATCGAGGTGAGAATAAattctctctccgtaaggcaaaattacttccgctttgtgctcgcggatctacagtaattgcccctaagatacaacggtttagggatgatagacgagtccttagcactaggagATCGCTATCCGGTTGAACGGCTTGATACTCGAGACTGAGTATGTAGactaaactaatatgacaaGATTAATTATCTAAATTTGTTGGTGTTTTTAAATCTCATTCtggagggccctatttatagtgttCCAGGGATTTCCTTGAACAGACGTGACTTTCCAATTCGAAGATGTGTCTCTTTTGTCCGAAGGGGTgcactgtttgggcaaacaggtggtccgaaccaGCGTGCCTCTTTGGTCCTTAACCGCTGCCACGTAAGTTTGGACAAACAGGTGTTCCGAaccatcgtgtctcttcggtccttaACCGCCGTCACGTgcactgtttgggcaaacaggttGTCCGAACAGTGGCTATCTTTtggcattaattactcattcaattcttaatagatttgaacaagtaaatatatcaaattaatctactcaatatgtagattccaaaaatatcatttaattccattaattaccaaAGTAATTATGGCATTAAAAAGCTATTTATTCCAACACATCTTTCTCGCCCTCCTTTTCTTTTCCGGCAAAAACGTTTCTATCCATTCCACCTGTTACTGCCGCAGCCGCAGTGCCGTGTGTCATGTCTCTTCTTCCGCCCATGCCTCACGTTGCTGTCGGATTGATTCCGCTTTTTGCAATTCCTCTGCTTGGCGTCGTCAGCCACCACATCAACACTCCACAATAGGCAATTTGAAtatgcgtgtgttggcctaacAGTAGGTGGTTAATGTCAAAGACCTGAGGTCTTAGGTTTGAGTCCATTGTGATgcgatttttaaatttctatatttacttatgtaatttattaaatGATAAACTAGTgtgtttattaatattttaaataagacATAAAAGCGAATAAAACGGGAGCTATGAATAAAATTACACATTTATAGGCAAATGTAAGTAATTAATTGCGATccaataaatatatatcaaacattttttttctgGGGGCTATATGACATTGTGTAATTTATTCGAAAAGTCTTGAGTTTGGATCATGATGAAACACAGTTTTAGATCCCGATGGATTTCACGTCGATTGGTCCGACCCAACAATTTGATTACTCGTGTGTTTTCTTGTGGAATATATCGATAACTTTCCCAAATATTTGTGCTAATCCGTTTGCAAAAACCCTTTATTGATGAACTGAAATGAATTGTCGAAGAACTTCCTTTTGATTTGAAGTTTAAACTCAAAAATTTGATCGAACCCCACCAAAAAAATCTGTGTTTTCCCCTGCGTTTTGGATCATATTCATCCAATCGAACAAGatataataaaactaattaatactACTGTCAACAACCCCTAAATTCGAAGGAATGTACGATTTAGGTGGAGCGTACTCATGCATAGTAACCCCACGTTTTTCCTCAACataaagaagaaggaaaaaaagtagaaaataattacatcacgttgattttttttttgtatttataggGAGGTAGATGAGCATAGTAACACACACCTCAATAATTTACAcaataaacaaacaaaaaaaaaaatgaatccgAAGAAAGTCATGGGGTTGAAGTATCTCATCTTCAATCTCCTCATcctattcttcttcttcatctacGCAAGTGTAAGTAGCCTCTTTATACTATCAATGTCTTATTGCTTCTCTATTTTATTTACCCTTTTTAAATTGGACTTTAAAGTTTAATTAGAATTCATTAGTTGTTTAATTCAAGAAGTTTCACCAACTGTTTGAAGTATATTTTGATGGGTTGTTTTCGTATAAAAGTAAATTTTGGGTTTGCTGTCGCTGCAATTAATATAGCAAATGCATTAAAATTTTATGGAAAGTTTTGTGCAATCAAATTAAAGTATTGTTTACGTATACAATTGGTAAGTAAGATTGAATTAGAAAAGCAGGCAGCTGATGAGGCAGAATGTGTGTACGGCATATACGTGCAAACGGGGTCAGTGAAAAAGGCCGGGACTCACTCCAAGATAAGCCTGACCCTATCCGACGCCTCC is a window encoding:
- the LOC131001410 gene encoding PLAT domain-containing protein 3-like, translated to MARSLLFLHLLIFLSIFTICRSDDPDCVYTVYVRTGSIIKGGTDSIISLTLYNAQGYGIRINNLEAWGGLMGPGYNYFERGNLDIFSGRGPCLTGPVCSMNLTSDGSGSGHGWYVNYVEVTTTGVHLDCAQQLFTVEQWLATDTSPYELTAIRNKCSSSDDKKRAGDLRLVSVM